The following are encoded in a window of Verrucomicrobiia bacterium genomic DNA:
- a CDS encoding response regulator, with translation MAKLVVISKSLTGLTHELGRQWVTVGRSPGNALQLPEPSVSGQHAEFRWNGEELLVRDMHSTNGTFIEGNRVSEGVLKPGNTIRVGEVELRLELTAEKPVPPVVRVAPVAAASSTTRTTASDGVAARHKVLLVDDSMAFLETISELFEALSEGTWEIHKAVAADQALAVLQQHPIELAVLDINMPLLDGVQLLGIAHRRHPEVKMVVLTGNASESRRTTCLATGAELFLEKSATPDGARFLFNVLNDLLLWKQREGFSGTLRQVGLADVVQIQCLGRNSCVLEVRTAQGGGEIYIHEGVITHARTGELTGVPALNRLLGLSAGEFHVKPYQSPVEVTISGSWEMLVMEAARLRDEERIQPAGDDTVHLTTLPAPAADGDSQPETEDVTAPATEREKEVIDEITGDGFVVVSTYDGEWHLTNDQK, from the coding sequence ATGGCCAAACTGGTCGTCATTTCCAAATCGCTGACAGGTTTAACCCATGAGTTGGGCCGCCAATGGGTTACCGTAGGAAGATCTCCGGGAAACGCACTCCAACTGCCGGAGCCATCAGTTTCCGGACAGCATGCGGAGTTTCGGTGGAATGGCGAGGAACTCCTGGTTCGGGACATGCATTCCACCAATGGGACATTCATAGAAGGCAACCGTGTCAGCGAGGGGGTGCTCAAGCCGGGCAACACCATTCGGGTTGGCGAAGTCGAGTTGCGCCTGGAGTTGACCGCGGAAAAGCCCGTCCCGCCCGTGGTTCGGGTGGCTCCCGTGGCAGCGGCCAGTTCCACCACGAGGACGACAGCTTCGGATGGCGTGGCGGCGAGGCACAAGGTGCTGTTGGTGGATGACAGCATGGCATTCCTCGAAACCATCAGCGAATTGTTCGAGGCGCTGAGTGAAGGAACGTGGGAAATCCACAAGGCCGTGGCTGCCGATCAGGCGCTCGCCGTTTTGCAGCAACACCCGATTGAACTGGCGGTTCTGGACATCAACATGCCGTTGTTGGATGGCGTGCAGCTTTTGGGCATCGCGCATCGCCGGCATCCCGAGGTGAAGATGGTGGTGCTTACCGGCAACGCCAGTGAGAGCCGCCGGACAACCTGTCTGGCCACCGGTGCCGAATTGTTTCTGGAAAAGTCCGCCACGCCGGACGGGGCACGGTTCCTTTTCAATGTGCTCAATGATTTGCTGCTGTGGAAGCAACGCGAGGGGTTTTCCGGCACGTTGCGGCAGGTGGGACTGGCCGATGTGGTGCAAATCCAGTGTCTGGGCCGCAATTCATGCGTGCTGGAGGTTCGCACCGCGCAAGGCGGCGGGGAAATTTACATTCACGAGGGGGTGATTACGCATGCGCGAACCGGCGAGCTGACGGGGGTGCCGGCGTTGAACCGGCTGCTGGGGCTCAGTGCGGGCGAGTTTCACGTGAAGCCCTATCAGAGCCCGGTGGAAGTTACGATCAGCGGATCGTGGGAGATGCTGGTCATGGAAGCCGCGCGGCTGAGAGATGAGGAGAGGATTCAGCCGGCTGGCGACGACACGGTCCACCTGACCACCCTGCCTGCGCCAGCAGCTGACGGTGACTCTCAGCCGGAAACGGAGGACGTAACGGCGCCGGCAACTGAGCGTGAGAAGGAAGTGATCGATGAAATCACCGGCGATGGTTTTGTGGTGGTTTCAACTTACGACGGGGAATGGCACCTGACGAACGATCAAAAATAG
- the pdxH gene encoding pyridoxamine 5'-phosphate oxidase, whose amino-acid sequence MAIADIRRDYTAGHLERSGLDADPLRQFDRWFAEALHAKSTGGRWRRFAIGIYKSFAALFGAPNLEANAMALATVNAEGKTSVRTVLLKGADERGFIFFTNYHSRKGRELADNPNASLAFYWPELERQVCIAGRVSKLPRAESETYFHSRPRGSQLAAVASDQSSPVPNREFLETRMRELEAQFAQTTVPMPEHWGGYVLVPERIEFWQGRASRLHDRFSYTRDAGGHWQHARLSP is encoded by the coding sequence ATGGCCATTGCCGACATTCGCCGGGACTACACCGCCGGCCACCTCGAACGCAGCGGGCTGGATGCCGATCCGCTGCGGCAGTTCGACCGCTGGTTCGCCGAGGCGCTGCACGCCAAATCCACCGGCGGCCGGTGGCGGCGGTTTGCCATCGGGATTTACAAAAGCTTCGCCGCGTTGTTCGGCGCCCCAAACCTGGAGGCCAACGCCATGGCGCTGGCCACGGTCAACGCCGAGGGCAAAACTTCCGTGCGCACGGTTCTGCTGAAGGGGGCTGATGAACGCGGGTTCATCTTCTTTACCAACTACCACAGCCGCAAAGGCCGGGAACTGGCAGACAACCCGAATGCTTCCCTCGCATTCTACTGGCCGGAACTGGAACGGCAGGTTTGCATTGCCGGCCGGGTCTCCAAGTTGCCACGGGCAGAGTCGGAAACCTACTTTCACAGCCGGCCCCGGGGCAGTCAGCTGGCCGCAGTAGCATCCGACCAAAGCAGCCCGGTGCCAAACCGCGAGTTTCTCGAAACCCGCATGCGCGAACTGGAGGCCCAGTTCGCCCAAACCACGGTGCCGATGCCGGAGCATTGGGGTGGTTATGTGCTGGTTCCCGAACGGATCGAATTCTGGCAGGGCCGGGCCAGCCGGCTGCACGACCGCTTCAGCTACACGCGCGATGCCGGTGGCCACTGGCAGCACGCGCGGCTTTCGCCCTGA
- the gyrA gene encoding DNA gyrase subunit A: MPDETESNPPQDSTPSQPGGAYSQGEKITKINVAEEIKASFLDYSMSVIISRALPDVRDGLKPSQRRILYAMEQLSLFPGRKHYKCAKICGDTSGNYHPHGEAVIYPTLVHMAQSWAMRERLVDGKGNFGSIEDDPPAAMRYTEARLTHLGAALMTDMDKDTVDFVPNYDERMTEPTVFPAAFPNLLVNGGTGIAVGMATNMPPHNLGEVIDGICAQIDKPAITPMELMKLIKGPDFPTGGVICGIEGIKNYFETGKGSVKLRGRVGSEEIRNGREQLVITEIPFNVNRAALEQAIANLVNEKVITEISAMRNESDEHTRLVMELKREALPKVVINNLYKHTQLEVSFSVNCLAIDHGRPKTLNLKALIQCYIEHRREVVLRRTRYELRKAEERAELLEGYLIALANLDEFIHIIRSSRNRDEARIKLLAFEWSRAQVEQWGILIRSEERMQNGRYTLTERQVDAILDLRLYQLTGLEIDKVESEYKALLETIKDLLDILAKESRVMAIIKAELQAIKEKHATPRRTEIVPDEGEIAIEDLIANEGVIITLTHAGLIKRTAVSAYRAQRRGGKGVIGMATREGETAEDKDFVEHLFTASTHDYLMFFTNTGRVYVERVHEIPDMGRASKGRSIANLLELKADEKIAAMIRILSKTGENREDITWQQPGELFFATQHGTVKKTALSDFANVRKGGIIAITIEAGDTLIDVKQTRGSTEGGDEGDDVVLITRNGMSIRFGESDVRSMGRSAAGVKGITLAEGDAVVALAVVVPDAALLVAGENGIGKRTSFDEYLVQSESGTRKQSRGGKGRITMKVGDKTGGVIGALPVCDTDEIMLITVGGQMVRTFVKDIREAGRNTMGVKLINLDTGDKLQAIAPVISESQEDGTEGVGEVPGK, from the coding sequence ATGCCAGACGAAACTGAATCCAATCCGCCGCAGGACTCGACCCCATCGCAGCCGGGCGGCGCCTATTCGCAGGGCGAGAAAATCACCAAGATCAACGTTGCCGAGGAAATCAAGGCGTCGTTCCTGGACTACTCGATGTCCGTGATCATCTCCCGTGCGCTGCCCGATGTGCGGGACGGTTTGAAGCCCTCACAGCGACGCATTCTGTATGCGATGGAGCAGCTCTCGCTGTTCCCGGGGCGCAAGCACTACAAGTGCGCCAAGATTTGCGGTGACACCTCCGGTAACTACCACCCGCACGGCGAGGCGGTGATTTACCCCACGCTGGTCCATATGGCACAGTCGTGGGCGATGCGCGAGCGGCTGGTGGACGGCAAGGGCAACTTTGGCTCCATCGAAGACGATCCGCCGGCGGCGATGCGTTATACCGAGGCCCGGCTGACGCACCTCGGCGCGGCGTTGATGACGGACATGGACAAGGACACGGTGGACTTTGTCCCGAACTACGACGAGCGCATGACGGAGCCGACGGTGTTCCCGGCGGCGTTCCCGAACCTGCTGGTCAATGGCGGCACCGGCATTGCGGTCGGCATGGCCACCAACATGCCCCCGCACAACCTCGGCGAAGTCATTGACGGCATCTGCGCGCAAATTGACAAGCCCGCCATCACGCCGATGGAGTTGATGAAACTCATCAAGGGGCCGGACTTTCCGACGGGCGGCGTCATCTGCGGCATCGAGGGCATCAAGAATTACTTCGAGACGGGCAAGGGCAGTGTGAAGCTGCGCGGGCGCGTGGGTTCCGAGGAAATCCGCAACGGCCGCGAGCAGCTCGTCATCACGGAGATTCCCTTCAACGTCAACCGGGCCGCGCTGGAACAGGCCATCGCCAATCTCGTCAACGAAAAGGTCATCACGGAAATCTCCGCGATGCGCAACGAGTCCGACGAGCACACGCGGCTCGTGATGGAGCTCAAGCGCGAGGCGTTGCCCAAGGTTGTCATCAACAATCTCTACAAGCACACGCAACTGGAAGTCAGCTTCAGTGTGAACTGCCTGGCGATTGATCATGGCCGGCCGAAGACGCTCAATCTCAAGGCGCTTATCCAGTGTTACATCGAGCACCGCCGTGAGGTCGTGCTGCGTCGGACGCGCTACGAACTGCGCAAAGCCGAGGAACGCGCCGAATTGCTGGAGGGCTACCTCATCGCGCTCGCGAATCTCGACGAGTTTATCCACATCATCCGGTCCAGCCGCAACCGTGATGAGGCGCGCATCAAGCTGCTCGCCTTCGAGTGGTCGCGGGCGCAGGTGGAGCAGTGGGGCATCTTGATTCGCAGCGAAGAACGCATGCAGAACGGACGTTACACGCTGACGGAGCGGCAGGTGGACGCGATTCTCGATCTGCGTCTCTACCAGTTGACTGGGCTCGAAATCGACAAGGTCGAGTCGGAATACAAGGCATTGCTCGAAACGATCAAGGATCTGCTCGACATCCTGGCAAAGGAATCGCGCGTGATGGCGATCATCAAGGCTGAATTGCAGGCCATCAAGGAAAAGCACGCCACGCCGCGCCGGACCGAGATCGTGCCGGACGAGGGCGAAATCGCCATCGAAGACCTGATTGCCAACGAAGGCGTCATCATTACGCTGACTCACGCTGGTTTGATCAAACGCACCGCTGTGAGCGCCTATCGCGCGCAGCGGCGTGGCGGCAAAGGCGTCATCGGCATGGCAACACGCGAGGGCGAAACCGCCGAGGACAAGGACTTCGTCGAGCATCTCTTCACGGCCAGCACGCATGACTACCTGATGTTCTTCACGAACACGGGGCGCGTTTATGTCGAGCGGGTGCATGAGATTCCCGACATGGGCCGGGCGTCGAAGGGGCGGAGCATCGCCAATCTGCTCGAACTCAAGGCGGACGAGAAGATTGCCGCGATGATCCGCATTCTCTCGAAGACCGGTGAAAACCGTGAAGACATCACCTGGCAACAGCCCGGGGAATTGTTCTTTGCCACCCAGCACGGCACGGTCAAGAAGACGGCGCTCAGCGATTTCGCCAACGTCCGCAAGGGCGGTATCATTGCCATCACTATTGAGGCGGGAGACACGCTGATTGATGTGAAACAAACCCGTGGAAGCACCGAAGGTGGGGACGAAGGGGATGATGTCGTGCTGATTACCCGCAATGGCATGAGCATCCGGTTTGGTGAATCCGATGTCCGGTCCATGGGGCGTTCCGCGGCGGGCGTGAAGGGCATTACGCTGGCGGAAGGGGATGCTGTGGTGGCGCTGGCCGTGGTGGTGCCGGACGCTGCACTGCTGGTGGCAGGTGAGAATGGCATTGGCAAACGAACCTCCTTCGATGAATACCTTGTGCAATCCGAAAGTGGCACGCGGAAGCAGTCGCGGGGGGGCAAGGGACGCATCACGATGAAGGTTGGCGACAAGACGGGCGGGGTGATTGGTGCTCTGCCGGTCTGCGACACGGATGAGATCATGCTGATTACGGTGGGCGGCCAGATGGTCCGCACCTTTGTGAAGGACATTCGGGAGGCGGGCCGGAACACCATGGGAGTAAAGCTCATAAATCTGGACACGGGCGACAAGTTGCAGGCCATTGCGCCGGTCATCAGTGAATCGCAGGAAGACGGCACGGAGGGCGTGGGTGAAGTGCCCGGCAAGTGA
- a CDS encoding family 20 glycosylhydrolase: protein MRFRLLPYPRSLKRLAGILVLPRRATLELDESLNPDEARTIRERLQHWSAGLQPRISIIPADTVRATTARPANIRAVRSPAFRRSPAPAKTDRLKSELQTEFYTLTIDHRGVLIEFNELPGLRAAIATLRQLLREHGRHLPFLRIRDWPDFPRRGVMLDISRGRVPTLATLLDLADKLADFKINELQLYTEHTFAYRDFKSVWRDWGALTGAEIRRLDAHCRRLGIDLVPNQNSFGHLREFLADPRLKPLAEMAAPWPDGGGTFWRYPSTLAPNHPGSLRFLRRLYDELLPHFRSTCFNVGCDETWDLGRGQSKRLCAKRGKGRVYLDFVRKIHREVTRRGRRMMFWGDIILHHPELIRKLPRDVIALNWGYEANHPFARETAQFAKAGIPFYVCPGTSTWATLVGKHDNAFANLKAAARTGRARGAIGYLTTDWGDGGHPQPLAVSWLPMLAGAALSWNSRSLDDDTLLAVASREVFNDRSGHTARAALELGLAHRRLGYDTPNATPLGAALAAPLPESHELFCRDGLKYYARVRPSGLRAALACLETERRRLARARPDTASGMLLVAELDLAARMAAQSCHLMLWQQALARGSRGTAKQLATRAIRELQQLDRDFTALWPRRNKATPAKCIPFLQWRIADYLCGRLHFAPEIARPAPGV, encoded by the coding sequence ATGCGCTTTCGCCTGCTGCCTTATCCCCGATCGCTCAAACGGCTGGCGGGGATTCTTGTCCTGCCTCGGCGCGCGACCTTGGAACTGGACGAGTCGCTGAATCCGGACGAAGCGCGAACCATCAGGGAACGCCTACAACATTGGAGCGCCGGGCTCCAGCCCCGCATCAGCATCATTCCCGCTGACACAGTGCGGGCAACAACCGCCCGCCCGGCGAACATCCGCGCCGTTCGTAGTCCCGCCTTTAGGCGGTCTCCTGCTCCGGCAAAAACGGACCGGCTAAAGTCGGAACTACAAACGGAGTTCTACACGCTCACGATTGACCATCGCGGCGTGCTCATCGAGTTCAACGAACTCCCCGGCTTGCGCGCAGCGATCGCCACGCTGCGGCAGTTGCTCCGTGAACACGGACGCCACTTGCCGTTTCTTCGCATCCGCGACTGGCCAGATTTCCCGCGTCGCGGCGTGATGCTCGACATTTCGCGGGGCCGCGTGCCCACGCTGGCAACGTTGCTCGATCTGGCCGACAAGCTGGCCGATTTCAAAATCAACGAACTGCAGCTCTACACCGAACACACTTTTGCCTATCGCGATTTCAAGTCCGTCTGGCGTGACTGGGGCGCGCTGACCGGCGCGGAAATCCGCCGGCTTGACGCCCATTGCCGCCGGCTCGGCATTGACCTGGTGCCCAACCAAAATTCCTTCGGCCATTTGCGCGAATTTCTTGCCGATCCCCGGTTGAAGCCACTCGCCGAAATGGCGGCACCGTGGCCGGATGGCGGCGGCACGTTCTGGCGTTATCCGTCCACGCTCGCGCCAAACCACCCGGGCTCACTCCGCTTCCTGCGCCGGCTTTACGACGAACTGCTCCCGCATTTTCGCAGCACCTGTTTCAACGTCGGCTGCGATGAGACCTGGGATCTGGGGCGCGGCCAGAGCAAGAGGCTTTGCGCCAAGCGGGGCAAGGGGCGCGTCTATCTCGATTTTGTAAGAAAAATCCACCGCGAAGTGACGCGGCGCGGCCGACGCATGATGTTCTGGGGCGACATCATCCTGCATCACCCGGAACTCATCCGCAAATTGCCGCGGGACGTAATCGCGTTGAACTGGGGCTACGAGGCCAACCATCCCTTCGCCCGCGAAACGGCGCAGTTCGCCAAAGCCGGCATTCCCTTCTACGTTTGCCCCGGCACTTCGACGTGGGCAACGCTCGTGGGCAAACACGACAACGCCTTCGCCAACCTGAAGGCCGCCGCCCGGACCGGTCGTGCGCGCGGCGCCATCGGTTACCTCACCACGGACTGGGGAGATGGCGGTCACCCGCAGCCGCTCGCTGTAAGCTGGTTGCCGATGCTCGCCGGAGCCGCGCTGAGCTGGAACAGCCGTTCGCTCGATGACGACACGCTGCTTGCGGTGGCCAGCCGCGAGGTTTTCAACGACCGGAGCGGCCACACGGCGCGGGCTGCCTTGGAACTCGGATTGGCGCATCGCCGGCTGGGGTATGACACACCCAACGCGACACCGCTCGGAGCCGCACTGGCCGCTCCGTTGCCGGAGTCCCATGAGCTGTTCTGCCGCGACGGTTTGAAGTATTACGCCCGTGTTCGGCCATCCGGCCTTCGTGCCGCTTTGGCATGCCTCGAAACCGAACGCCGCCGGCTCGCGCGGGCCCGGCCCGACACCGCCTCCGGCATGCTGCTGGTTGCGGAACTGGATCTCGCCGCCCGCATGGCCGCCCAATCCTGCCATCTCATGCTCTGGCAACAGGCGCTCGCGCGTGGGTCCCGTGGCACGGCCAAACAACTGGCCACCCGGGCAATTCGCGAGCTTCAGCAACTGGATCGCGATTTCACCGCGCTGTGGCCCCGCCGCAACAAAGCCACGCCGGCAAAGTGCATCCCCTTTCTGCAGTGGCGCATCGCGGATTACTTGTGCGGCCGGCTGCATTTCGCACCCGAGATTGCCCGCCCGGCGCCGGGCGTTTAA